The window ATGCGGTCACAAAGCCAGCCGCCGCCAACAGCCAACACCTGTGGAATACTGTATTCTGCCAGATTATTTAGATCAATACCACCGGTAGGGATGAATTTTACATGCGGAAAGGGACCTGAAAGGGCTTTTATCGCCTTAATGCCCCCGTATACATTGGCAGGGAAAAATTTGACCACGCTGAGCCCTTTATTGAGGGCCATGGTAATTTCTGTGGGAGTAACGCAGCCGGGGAATACGGATACATTGTTTTTCAGGCAGTATTCGACAATAACCGGATCAAACCCGGGGGATACTATAAATGCCGCTCCCCGGGAAATGGCTTCTTTGCATTTTTCCAGGGAAAGCACGGTGCCTCCCCCCACGAGGATATCCGGACAGGCAGCGGCTGTTTTTTCAATAGCCGCAAGGCCGGCGGGGGTTCGCAGGGTTATTTCCATAATATCAACACCTCCGGCGGCCATAGCCTTTGCAGTATCCACTGCCCGTCCCGCATCATCCATGACCACCACCGGGATCAAACCGGTGGCCGCAATCCGTTCTGTTACGGTTAAATTATTTTCTTTCATTATTGCACCCATTTAGGATTATCTATCATTTGCGGCTTGCCGTCACTGCCTTCGACCACAAGTTTGCGATATCCCTTTGTTTCGATGGTGGCGTAATTATGGCCGGCATCTCCGCGGAAGACAAAAAAAGAAACCATGGGAATTTTCCCGGTATTTATGCTGCGGTGGGCATAACTGCTACAGGCTAAGCCCTCTAGAAGAACTGGATAGTAAAGACCTGGGGCTGTTGGAAATTTGGTAAACTGATTATACAGTAACTATTCGCATATCTGTGAGCTAATTCTTCACGACGTAACAAATTAGTTTAATGAGGCTGACACGATTCGAACGTGCGACCTGCAGATCCGCAATCTGCTGCTCTATCCATCTGAGCTACAACCTCTAATTGAGTTTTGCAAGGCAAAACTCACAAACCAAAAATCCACAGGATTTTTGGTAACGGAGCAGGGGGGATTCGAACCCCCGGTACCCGGTGAAGGTACGACGGTTTAGCAAACCGTTGGTTTCGGCCACTCACCCACCGCTCCAAAGATAGATATTTACGATAATGGAAAATTGGCTTGATGTCAAGGCAGGGGAGAGGGTACACTTTAGGGGATTGTAATGTATTTAATGGAGGGAAACTATGCTGAATGTGGGGTTGATCAGTTCCTGGCATGTGCATGCTGAAGGGTATGCCAAGGAGTTGGCGGCGAGCGGAAAGGCGAAGAATGTGGTGCTTTGGGACGAAAATCCTGAGAAGGGAAGGGCCAAGGCTGCTACATGGAAGGTTGAATTCGAGGCGGATTATGACAAATTCATAGCCCGCAAGGATTTTAGCGCCGTGGTGTGCGGTTCTCCGACCACTATGCACCCCAGTTTGCTGTCAAAAGCGGCGGCGGCGGGGAAGGATATATTCACCGAGAAGCTTTTGGCGGTCACAACGGCGGATGCCGAGAAGCTGGCAGCCGAAATTAAGAAGGCGGGGGTGGTTTTCACCATTTCCCTGCCTCTCAGGGCGAATCCTGCGGTACTTTACGTGAAGAAGCTTGTGGATTCGGGCAGCCTGGGCAGGGTAACCGGGGCAAGGTTCCGCCGCAGCCACAGCGGGGTGAGCGACCGCTGGCTTCCTGATTACTGGTTTGATGTTTCCAAGACCGGGGGCGGGGCCATGATGGATCTGGGGGCCCACCCGGTGTATTTGCTTTCTTTCCTTTTCGGCGCGCCGAAACGGCTCACCGCCCTGACATCGAAGCCTTTCAATACCTCATCCGACGAGAACGCCATCGGGATTGCGGAATTCAAGGATGGGATTCTGGGTATGATGGAGACTGCTTTTGTTACTTACGGGGTGCCCGATCTCCTTGAAGTGTACGGAACCGAGGGGTCGGTGTTCATGGAAGGGTCCGAGGTGCGGGTTACTACCAAGGCCCTGGACGCCATTGCGTACGCCGATGCCAAGCCAAAGACGCTTCCGCCGGCCAATCCCACGCCGCTCATGCAGTTCGTGGACGCCTGTATAAACCGTACCGGAAGCCCTGAATATTTTGGATTGGATGATGCGGTACTTATGACCCGGATGATCGAAGCGGTGTACCGCTCCGACCAGTCCGGGCAGACGATTGTTTTCTAGATTCTTCTATAAAAGATTCACGATTGTCAGTCTAGCGGCTGATAATCGCAGCCAGGGCCGCTGATGTGAAGCCCAGGTGTTCCGCCACTTTCGGGGCGGGGCCTGATTCGCCGAAGCGGTCTATGCTGAGTATGTCTTCGCTCTTTGCCCAGCGTTCCCAGCCTTGGCTGATGCCTGCTTCGCAGACTATGACCCGTGCGCCGGGGGGGACTATCGCGTCCCTGATAGCAGCGGGTTGGGACTCAAAGAGTTCCCTGCTGATCATCGAAACCACCTGAACCTTTTTCCCTGATTTCTCGGCCGCCTCAAGGGCGAGGCTCACCTCGGAACCGGTGGCTATGACCACCGCGTCAGGTTTGCCTGCGGCTTTTTTGGCGATGTACGCGCCGGTGCGGATGGAGTTTTTCCATTCCGGGTCGTCCTTGACAAAGACCGTGAGGTTCTGGCGGGAGAGGGCAAGGCAAATGGGGCCGTCTGTCCGTTCCATGGCCATGGCCCAGGCTTCGGCGGTTTCTTCGGCGTCCGCAGGGCGGAGCACCCGCACATTGGGGATGGCCCTGAGAGCCGCCAGATGTTCAATGGGCTGGTGGGTGGGGCCGTCCTCGCCGACATAGATGGAGTCGTGGGTAAGGACGTAAATTACGGGCTGCTTCATCAGGGCTGAAAGGCGCAGTGCAGGGCGAAGGTAATCCGAGAACACCATGAAGGTTGCGCAGAAGGAGCGGAAACCACCGTGAAGGGTGATGCCGTTGGCAATGGCCGCCATGCCGAATTCCCTGATGCCGAAGTGAAGATATCTGCCGCCCCTGTCAGAGGCTGAATAGGCGGTGGTATTGGGGAGGCCCACGGCGTTGGGGCCCTTGAGGTCTGCGGCGCCGCCCACGAGGTTGAGGTTTGTATTGGCGATTGCCGCCAGGGCTTTGTTGCCCGCAGTACGGGTGGCGATCTTATCGCCTATGGCAAAGCTGGGGAGGCTTGCGGCGGCAGCCTTTCCTGAATAGAAGGCGTCCCATTCCTTTTTCTTGTCCGGGTTTTCTTTGGCCCAGGCGTCAAAATTGACCTGCCACTTTTCGCGGGTCTTTTTCCATTCATCCTGTTTGGCTTTGAAGTAGGATTGGGCCTCCGGGGCAACGTAGAATTCGCCCCCAGGGCCTTCGGGGATGCCCAGGGCTTTTTTCGCCGCCGCAATTTCCTCGGGCCCAAGGGGCGCGCCGTGTATGTCGGCGGTGTTCTGCTTGGTGGGGGCCCCTTTTCCGATGATGGACGTGAGTATGATGAGGCTGGGCTTTTTGGTTTCTGCCTTGGCCTGGGCGGTGAGCTTGGCAATGCCGTCAAAATCGTACATGGAACCTTTAAGCACCTGCCAGCCGTAGGCTTCGTAGCGTTTGGCCGCATCTTCGGTGAATGAAAGTTCAGTACTGCCGTCTATGGTGATCTTGTTGGAATCATAAAACACGATGAGCTTGCCCAGGCCCAGGTGGCCAGCCAGGGAAGAGGCTTCGGCGGAGACTCCTTCCTGGAGACAGCCGTCCCCTGCCAGCGCGTAGGTGTAATGATCCACGATGGTGTGATTTGAGGTGTTGAACCGGGCTGCCAGCATGGTTTCGGCGATGGCCATGCCAACAGAGGTGGCAAGACCCTGGCCCAGGGGGCCGGTGGTCATTTCGATACCCTCGGCAGCGCCGTATTCGGGGTGGCCTGCGGCGGCGGAACCCACCTGCCTGAAGCTCTTAATCGCGTCTATGCCCATGCCCTTGTAACCCGAAAGGTGAAGCAGGGAATAGAGGAACATGGAGCCATGCCCGGCCGAGAGTACGAAGCGATCCCGGTCGGGCCATTTTGGCGACGAGGGATCGTGGCGGAGCAATTCGCCGTAGAGGATTGCGCCCAGCTCCGCTGCGCCCAAAACAACCCCGGGGTGGCCTGAATTGGCCTTCTGAATGGCGTCCATCGCCAGGCCCCGTATCGAAAGGGCAACCTTTTCCAATGCTTTAGTGTCCATGTCATTACTCCTTGTAACGTTGTTATTTTAAAAGAAATCGGCGGGCTTTTCTATTTCCAGTCCCGTTCCGTATCTTTAATGAACTTGATGATATCCTCTTTGGGAACCCTCTTTTTGAGGAGTTTCAAAAATGCATCCTGCTGGCAGAAGAAGGTGATTTTTGAAAGCGTGTGGAGATGAAGCTTTGCAGAGGCTGAAACAATGAGTATCAGGGTGTCAACGGGCCTGCCGTCCAGGGCATTCCAATCCACAGGATGCTCCAGAAAGGCCAGGGCCGCAAATTGATCTTCGCTTTTGCTGACAGCCGGGTTCCTCGGATGGGGCAGGGCAATACCCCTGCCTATAGAAGTGGACATGAGGGCTTCCCGCTCCAGCACCGCGTTGAGGAGGGTTTCGTTTTGTATTGCTTCCTGGCGAGGCAGAAACCCAATAAGGGCTGTGAGCGCTTCCTTTGGATTGGCGCCTGGCACCTTATAGTAGATTCCTCCGTGTTCAATTAGTTCTCCAAAGCTTTCGCCGTTTTCTGAAATCCCCATTTTATCCTCCCTGTCAATCACGCCTTTTTGAGGCCAGCCCCGAATTGAGCCTCTGGTTGCAGGCTTCCAAATCAAAATCTTCGGGTTTGAAATCCCTCCCCAGTTCCTCTGCCGCCCCCTTGCGTTCGGCGTCATTCCCCCCTTCAAGGGCGGAGATGAACCTCCTGAACCGTAAAGGGCCACCTATGTACTCGGGGGGGGCTGCCCCCTCACCCGCAACGCATCGGATCGGTTTCTTCTCGCCTGTCTCATACCGCGAAAGGAGCATGACCCTCACTGTCCACTTGGTTCCGTATTCGTAGAGGAGCTCCTTGACCCCCAGATCCCCCAGCTCTTTTATCGAAGGGTTGGTATCCATGACTTTTTCCGAGCTGAACTGGTGGATCTGGGAATTCTTCCAGCCAAAGATAACCTGGATGATGCGGTGGAGGTCTTCAAGCCTCGAAGCCTCAGTGACGATGACCCGCCGCCAGACTTCGGTGCCGCCAACGCTAAGCTGGATGAGCCGTTCAGATCCAAGGACGCTTCCGGGCCTTACGAGGGTAAGCTTGTTCCGCCTGAAGCTTTCGAGGGCTTCGTCAATGAGTTCCCGTATATCTTCATAGGTCTCGATCATGGAGTCCAGTGAATTATCCATGGCTTCAAGCTCGTCATCGGGAGGGGGATCGTCAATATCAAGATCTTCCATTACCCCTGCCGCATGGCTTTGTATTTGCGAAAGCACGATGAAGGTATGCTTGGGGAGCCAGGATTGATCCACATCCCCCCGGCTGAGTTTTGCGGCCAGGTCTATTACCGCGGTATGGAGTTCGCCCACACGCTGGCGTATGGGCGCCATTGCCTTATCGGTAAAGGGGTTGTAATTGCTGCGGAATTCTTCTTCCACATGGGCAAAGTAGTTTTCGAGCTTTTTCCGCTCTTTGGCTTCCATCCCCACGCTGGGCGGCACGAGCCGCTCTATAAGAGCGGAAAAGTTTTTTTCCCCCCTGTAGAAGGAATCGCGTATATAGGATTGTATGACATATTCGGAAACAGGGATCTTCTTTTCCCAGAGAAGATCCTCAACCCCGGTTCTGTCGGGCCTGGCCTGGGTAGTATCCAGATCTTTTCGGTCCGGGATTTCCCTGCCCGCATACCAGAAGCGGGTTTCTATGCCGTAAGCGGCAGTCTCGATTTTGTCGGTTTTTTCGTAGAGGAATTCTTCCAGGGAATAGGCGGGCACTTCTCTCATGCGCCGGCCCCCGCACCAGTAGGCAAAGGCTATCTGATCCTCAGTGCTCGGCCCGGGGCCCAGGGTACGGAAAGATTCCTCGAAGCCCGCTTCGGCCGCTTCAAACCATGCATAGAGATCCCCAGCAGCCCATTCGTCTTTATTCGCCTTTTCCAGGGTAAAGCTCCCCTTTCGCCAATCCAGGGTTCTGGCTACAAAACGGTCCCCGGGGACAAAGGACGTTTCACGGTATATGTTCCGCATGTCCAGGGTACGGATAGAAACCTCGGCAGGATCATCATAGGGGTCCGAGTTGAAGGCCTCTTCGTTTTCGGGATTGTCCCTGGCAATGTACTGGGGGGCGTACTCCTCCCCAAAGATGCTGTAATAAGGATAGAATTCCTCAGGTTCTCCTTCAGTATTGGTGAAGGGGATGGCTGCGCCATTCCAGGAAAAGCTATAGTCCTGGGGCAAAATTTCCGGATTGGCAAAAGGCAGGCAGCGGTGCCCGGGAATCAGTATGCCGTTGAGGAGTTCGAGCCTGGTGGGGCTTATCACAAAAGACGCGCCCTCGAAACAGCCCCGCCTGGAGAGCCACTGCCGCTCCTGCGTCCGGAAAGCCAGGCGCCTGGATTCCAGAAAGGCCGCTGTTTCGTCCGCGAGTCTGCTGGGCCGCTTGGGATCGACCATGCGGACAAAGGCCACCACCTCTTCAAGATCGAAGGGTTCGGTGGTGTTGTCGAGAAAATCGTAGAGGGCGTCTTCCTGGCTATAGGTCATTACTGGTTCATAATGCCTTGAAACGGGAAAATCTGCAAGCTTGTAATTCGTGCCATTGTTGGAAAAACGCAAAGGGAACCGGCTCTAAAAGCAAAAAAATACGGGCTGCCTGGAAAATGCTTCCCGGACAGCCCGTAAACTGGCGCTATGCGCCCTTGCGCGCCCCCGGCGGGGGCGGCTCACTAATGGCCTACTTAACCAGCTTGTTCTGGAAGATTACCACGTAATAGAAGGCGTTGTTGTAATACTCGATAACTCCGTTGTACGCGCTGTATTCCACGCCCTTGCTGTACCGGTCGATCTTCACCTGGCTGTAGTCCCCTTCGGTAACCATGCCGGCCCGGTTCGATTCCCAGGGAAGGTACACTTCGTACCCTGCGGGCACCACTTCTTCGACGATGTATTCGATGGGGTTCTCTTTGGTTCCTATGGGGATGTTAAGGAACTGGTACAGATCCCGGCTGTCCGCATTGGAATAGTCCCAAACAAGGCTGTTGCGGGCATCGTAGGCGGAAAGCAGCGGGACGCCGGCTATGTCCGGCGAATCCTTGGTCGCGCAGGGCTCTTCCGATTTCACGCCATTGATCACCTGGTAGACATTGATCGTTATTTTCGTTTTCGGGCTGGTGCCCCAGTCTTTCTTGACCCAGAGATTCTTGACCTCGCCGATGGCGACCGGGGGGACAGGGGGCTCATCGGAATACGCGTTGGTAAGGGTGATGGTGTTCCCCTCGGGGACTATGCTCTTCAGCACATAATTGGCAGGGATGGCTTCGGTCACGGAGTAGCTGACAGGCTCGCCGGCTTCGTTCACCGCGGGCAGATCGCTGATGGCAAGGGTCCAGGGGGCGCTCAGGGCGTAGGCGCCATAAGCTTCGCCATCGGCCTTCAGGGTCACCGAGATGGACTCAGGCCTCAGCTCGGAGAAGTCGTTATTGTCGTCCCAGACCTTGCTGATCGTCAGGGAGACCTTTTCAGGGGCCTTGATGTTTTCGAGGCGGACCACATAGTAGAAATCGCTTCCCCCGGAAACCAGGCCCTTGGCAAATTCGACCCTTTCGGTCGATTCGGTAATCGTTACCCTGCCCCCGGCGAGGTTGGCCTGGTCGATTTCCGAGTACCGGGCGACATAGCCTTCGGGAACGGCTTCTTTAACGGAATAGACGTATTTCGCGCCCTGGCTGTCATACACGGGAAGATTGGCGAAGGAATAAAGGCGGCGGCCGGGCACGGAAGCCTTCTCAAAATAGGGCTTGTCCGCATCGTCGTATTTCAGGGCGGGTATGCTGCCCTGGCCGGTTCCGGTCTCGGTTTTGTAGAGGACATCGTTCTGGTACAGCTGGATGCTTATCGATTGGGGGGTTTCGTTGCCCCAGTCCTTCTTTACCCAGACATTGATCGTGGGCTTGTCCTTGGCAGGGCGGGCGCAGAACGTGGCGAACTGGGCGTAATAAGACTTGGGAAGGGATGAAATATCGGGAACCTGCTTCCAGATAGGGTCGGCCAAGGCCGTCTCGAGCCAGTTGTAGGCAAAGTCCTCAGGCTCCACCAGGGAGAGTCCCGCTTCGGACTGCCTGGGGGCGGGGGGAACAAACCCCAGACTGGAGGAGCTCTCCTCCGGAAGGGATGCGAGACTATTGGCGCATCCGCCAAACAGCAGGCCGAAGGCCGCCAAAACCGCAATCAGGAATAAGGTTGTCTTTTTCATATCTAAATCGCTCCTTTAGTGAATGTCTCACTATGGCAATATATAAGCAAACCTCGTGCCAACCTTTGAGTGGCTTTGGCTGGATACCGTAATTCGTTGCTGGATAAGGAATTACGAGATGGCCTGATTTTTGGCGGGACACCTGGGCCTTCAATGTGTATTATTTTATATTCATTTTCTTGATATGGGTGTATGAAAAACAACACAAATTTTATATTCTTATTGCAAGGGTATGAAAAATAATACAATTATCGTATTTTCTATTATTTGATGTATGGAAAATGATACATCTTTTGGTAACGGGCGGCAGATGGATTGATTTTAAAAAACCGCTGGTAACTAATATCGAAAATCGTAAAGTATTAAAGGGACAGTTCGCCGGATCGTAAGAGGATGCTGTCCAGCAGGGAACGGGAGAAATAGCGGCCTTGGGTGAGTAGTTCTGCGAAAAGGGGGCGGAGACTGGGAATAAGACCTTTCTCCGCTGGAGGACCCTCAGCGGCAAAAAAGGGCGCTGGGGAGGAATTTTCAGCGCTACTGTAGCATAAGAGAGCTGCCCTTTCTGCCACCGCCACGCGGCGTACCCAGGCGCAAATAGTTGGTGAACTGGTACACAAAGAGTTAGCAACCGGATAAGGAAACTCCGGCGGACATCATTGATTGCCGTTGTACGGTATATCAAAATATTTCTTCGCAACCCGCAATAAATTCGTTCATCTCATCTTCTGATGCAAAATCCTCATACAGGGCCGCGGCCGGG is drawn from Leadbettera azotonutricia ZAS-9 and contains these coding sequences:
- a CDS encoding bifunctional 4-hydroxy-2-oxoglutarate aldolase/2-dehydro-3-deoxy-phosphogluconate aldolase, which produces MKENNLTVTERIAATGLIPVVVMDDAGRAVDTAKAMAAGGVDIMEITLRTPAGLAAIEKTAAACPDILVGGGTVLSLEKCKEAISRGAAFIVSPGFDPVIVEYCLKNNVSVFPGCVTPTEITMALNKGLSVVKFFPANVYGGIKAIKALSGPFPHVKFIPTGGIDLNNLAEYSIPQVLAVGGGWLCDRMAINDGDYSLVTKICAQSVEIIKQKRQ
- a CDS encoding glucose-6-phosphate isomerase family protein, with protein sequence MYNQFTKFPTAPGLYYPVLLEGLACSSYAHRSINTGKIPMVSFFVFRGDAGHNYATIETKGYRKLVVEGSDGKPQMIDNPKWVQ
- a CDS encoding Gfo/Idh/MocA family protein, producing the protein MLNVGLISSWHVHAEGYAKELAASGKAKNVVLWDENPEKGRAKAATWKVEFEADYDKFIARKDFSAVVCGSPTTMHPSLLSKAAAAGKDIFTEKLLAVTTADAEKLAAEIKKAGVVFTISLPLRANPAVLYVKKLVDSGSLGRVTGARFRRSHSGVSDRWLPDYWFDVSKTGGGAMMDLGAHPVYLLSFLFGAPKRLTALTSKPFNTSSDENAIGIAEFKDGILGMMETAFVTYGVPDLLEVYGTEGSVFMEGSEVRVTTKALDAIAYADAKPKTLPPANPTPLMQFVDACINRTGSPEYFGLDDAVLMTRMIEAVYRSDQSGQTIVF
- the tkt gene encoding transketolase, with the translated sequence MDTKALEKVALSIRGLAMDAIQKANSGHPGVVLGAAELGAILYGELLRHDPSSPKWPDRDRFVLSAGHGSMFLYSLLHLSGYKGMGIDAIKSFRQVGSAAAGHPEYGAAEGIEMTTGPLGQGLATSVGMAIAETMLAARFNTSNHTIVDHYTYALAGDGCLQEGVSAEASSLAGHLGLGKLIVFYDSNKITIDGSTELSFTEDAAKRYEAYGWQVLKGSMYDFDGIAKLTAQAKAETKKPSLIILTSIIGKGAPTKQNTADIHGAPLGPEEIAAAKKALGIPEGPGGEFYVAPEAQSYFKAKQDEWKKTREKWQVNFDAWAKENPDKKKEWDAFYSGKAAAASLPSFAIGDKIATRTAGNKALAAIANTNLNLVGGAADLKGPNAVGLPNTTAYSASDRGGRYLHFGIREFGMAAIANGITLHGGFRSFCATFMVFSDYLRPALRLSALMKQPVIYVLTHDSIYVGEDGPTHQPIEHLAALRAIPNVRVLRPADAEETAEAWAMAMERTDGPICLALSRQNLTVFVKDDPEWKNSIRTGAYIAKKAAGKPDAVVIATGSEVSLALEAAEKSGKKVQVVSMISRELFESQPAAIRDAIVPPGARVIVCEAGISQGWERWAKSEDILSIDRFGESGPAPKVAEHLGFTSAALAAIISR
- a CDS encoding PTS sugar transporter subunit IIA; the protein is MGISENGESFGELIEHGGIYYKVPGANPKEALTALIGFLPRQEAIQNETLLNAVLEREALMSTSIGRGIALPHPRNPAVSKSEDQFAALAFLEHPVDWNALDGRPVDTLILIVSASAKLHLHTLSKITFFCQQDAFLKLLKKRVPKEDIIKFIKDTERDWK
- a CDS encoding plasmid pRiA4b ORF-3 family protein → MTYSQEDALYDFLDNTTEPFDLEEVVAFVRMVDPKRPSRLADETAAFLESRRLAFRTQERQWLSRRGCFEGASFVISPTRLELLNGILIPGHRCLPFANPEILPQDYSFSWNGAAIPFTNTEGEPEEFYPYYSIFGEEYAPQYIARDNPENEEAFNSDPYDDPAEVSIRTLDMRNIYRETSFVPGDRFVARTLDWRKGSFTLEKANKDEWAAGDLYAWFEAAEAGFEESFRTLGPGPSTEDQIAFAYWCGGRRMREVPAYSLEEFLYEKTDKIETAAYGIETRFWYAGREIPDRKDLDTTQARPDRTGVEDLLWEKKIPVSEYVIQSYIRDSFYRGEKNFSALIERLVPPSVGMEAKERKKLENYFAHVEEEFRSNYNPFTDKAMAPIRQRVGELHTAVIDLAAKLSRGDVDQSWLPKHTFIVLSQIQSHAAGVMEDLDIDDPPPDDELEAMDNSLDSMIETYEDIRELIDEALESFRRNKLTLVRPGSVLGSERLIQLSVGGTEVWRRVIVTEASRLEDLHRIIQVIFGWKNSQIHQFSSEKVMDTNPSIKELGDLGVKELLYEYGTKWTVRVMLLSRYETGEKKPIRCVAGEGAAPPEYIGGPLRFRRFISALEGGNDAERKGAAEELGRDFKPEDFDLEACNQRLNSGLASKRRD
- a CDS encoding Cna B-type domain-containing protein, which encodes MKKTTLFLIAVLAAFGLLFGGCANSLASLPEESSSSLGFVPPAPRQSEAGLSLVEPEDFAYNWLETALADPIWKQVPDISSLPKSYYAQFATFCARPAKDKPTINVWVKKDWGNETPQSISIQLYQNDVLYKTETGTGQGSIPALKYDDADKPYFEKASVPGRRLYSFANLPVYDSQGAKYVYSVKEAVPEGYVARYSEIDQANLAGGRVTITESTERVEFAKGLVSGGSDFYYVVRLENIKAPEKVSLTISKVWDDNNDFSELRPESISVTLKADGEAYGAYALSAPWTLAISDLPAVNEAGEPVSYSVTEAIPANYVLKSIVPEGNTITLTNAYSDEPPVPPVAIGEVKNLWVKKDWGTSPKTKITINVYQVINGVKSEEPCATKDSPDIAGVPLLSAYDARNSLVWDYSNADSRDLYQFLNIPIGTKENPIEYIVEEVVPAGYEVYLPWESNRAGMVTEGDYSQVKIDRYSKGVEYSAYNGVIEYYNNAFYYVVIFQNKLVK